A section of the Salvelinus sp. IW2-2015 linkage group LG7, ASM291031v2, whole genome shotgun sequence genome encodes:
- the LOC111966322 gene encoding polycomb group protein ASXL1 isoform X3, translating into MLNKNRSGTAPLACLVTMLHSQVRGDRVKNSIFFKLPGRMSLFTLKKNALQWTKSSTEAETAEASTLATANAATAGPTEGAEQESCDSMEIVAASGENDASIDESSSSASCSTEPQTRLSRSGVSGQVRSEAQAQTRLSRSRQSSRQRKKAVMMPRVVLTPLKVNGEHVPSGAAGRRREGSRGGPGPTLRARPELASWKRPQHFKSTRGHHSGPMKRSRGGVEVDFETPGSILVNTNIRALINMRTFSAFPAQYQQQLLQLLPEVDRQVGPDGLARLSNSALNNEFFTHASQSWKERLAEGEFTHEMQVRFRQEMEKEKKVEAWKEKFFEEYHGQKSGLTREESLKLTMSEEADAAASVLESEVASVAAGTPKRRGVGRRRRDGRMRRRTRADLRRRARRTLCKTNSPAMQTPEQPEGTLTLDAVASVSAPSPVPEATMVQGEVVLQAESGLETPAQSASLEPTPCPSPVPTPLSVTVPEPTPTPSPSPSPASVSATDEPEVTARLLPEEPAPAIASTSSPSSSSSSSSSSSSPSSSPSSTSERQGAFTAGLDSSSSSSSSTAAATADPLDDGASVVTSVTGGTATSSQESSPAASPTPIIATSAQATKEQKRRPDETQAFSSFPEKRPRIEDRQSFRTTIDGVHTEKPQPTAEEPKVPPIRIQLSRIKPPWVKGPPTYQICPRIVPPGEGLRRTGTGARTLADIKARAQQARAQREAAAAVAATGDGPGPGGGRAGSGLPDRSSGRRTREHPGPVEPGGGGGGAGGVEEQGSPAGSHPPGTQLQLSNVEPSSTPTPHTAASSPSLSTSSNPSLSSSEPPQTPTPPLPTQEERLGELSGEEGATLTPPPVKGTTNGLSDKAELLESVSSHLQGQSEGADCDRTTTQSGPLAPTSIPDSLPRFGAQGVDVIRSLAGTEQARGGGGGVIQHGSHHVGPQENPPTPAREGRIQGERQQSEPPGRERETASLPRLPPSVREDDAGHHSDSTETASDCENESQEEEPHLSTWRHHLPAQCNGNIQHLQRLSQKAHGQPVICSPLSQQNQQPVIQAHVSNQHGHSQTVIQPCFPNGLPSQSLMQPGQKQNPGRTPHPDQQAIAAPHPKAQRGHKTDPMEDYKASSRCLADEDCRLGLNPSPTASCKRLPSSARSVSTVEANNPLVTQLLQGSLPLEKVLPQTHSASKLEINRLPEGLQSGPQSQLSRQQQTRIPGTRFRGPPESGTMESLVPELSSQNQQKSPAGRGGSPGAGRSFASSPPGTVPSRMACLLEEASSRATAMQQYLSQQPAGAVPPGAVPVITSLSSSSSSSRRNSQESAVIRESPERHHNFTQPRTTPDAPSPPHSNLGLSDVVPTVKINWHPSKPHPPHQQQLSPVKSEVTSRPSCQTLAKTSPSGPMAGGGPGVVVTKKEAVNSMDGYLTGGGAMEGLLNMEMSLARMAKKEAQSKAHYSSSPSLPFQLYGKLPKQGGVAVPGFSYTANVSVVDGSGFSRSIADGVLQLRQRHSASQSATLSIQAFADSAAEEVALKCSCRLKAMIMCQGCGAFCHDDCIGPSKLCVSCLVVR; encoded by the exons ATGCTCAACAAAAACAGAAG tGGCACAGCCCCTCTGGCCTGTCTGGTGACCATGCTGCACTCCCAGGTGAGGGGGGACAGAGTAAAAAACAGCATCTTCTTTAAGCTTCCTGGCAGGATGAGTCTGTTTACCTTGAAG AAGAACGCTCTGCAGTGGACCAAGAGTTCCACGGAGGCGGAGACAGCCGAAGCCAGCACACTGGCTACTGCTAACGCAGCAACAGCAGGGCCAACGGAAGGTGCGGAGCAAGAGAGCTGTGACTCCATGGAAATAGTTGCAGCCAGTGGAGAGAACGATG CATCCATAGATGAGAGCTCGTCCAGTGCCTCCTgctccacagagccccagaccAGGCTGAGTAGATCTGGAGTCTCTGGACAGGTGCGCTCTGAGGCCCAGGCACAGACCCGACTAAGTCGATCCAGACAG tCGAGCAGACAGAGGAAGAAGGCTGTGATGATGCCGCGGGTGGTCCTCACTCCACTCAAGGTCAATGGTGAACACGTCCCATCAG GAGCAGCGGGGAGGCGCAGGGAAGGCTCTAGGGGGGGTCCAGGCCCCACGCTCCGTGCCCGCCCTGAACTGGCTAGCTGGAAACGCCCCCAGCACTTCAAGAGCACTCGTGGCCACCACTCAG GGCCCATGAAGAGGAGCCGAGGTGGGGTGGAGGTGGACTTTGAGACGCCTGGCTCCATCCTGGTCAACACAAACATCAGGGCCCTCATCAACATGCGCACCTTCTCTGccttcccagcccagtaccaacagcaactcctgcagctcctccCTGAAGTTGACCGCCAG GTGGGACCTGACGGTCTGGCTCGCCTCAGTAACTCGGCTCTCAACAATGAATTCTTCACTCACGCCTCCCagagctggaaggaaaggctCGCTGAGG GGGAGTTCACTCACGAGATGCAGGTGCGATTTCGccaggagatggagaaagagaagaaagtggAGGCATGGAAGGAGAAGTTCTTTGAGGAGTACCACGGTCAAAA GTCTGGCCTGACCCGGGAAGAGTCTCTGAAGTTGACGATGAGTGAAGAGGCCGATGCTGCCGCCAGCGTCCTGGAGAGTGAGGTGGCATCTGTGGCTGCAGGAACACCCAAGCGCCGTGGTGTGGGCAGGCGGCGGCGGGACGGCAGGATGAGACGGCGAACGCGTGCAGACTTGAGACGCAGGGCGCGACGCACCCTCTGCAAGACCAACTCCCCCGCCATGCAGACCCCCGAGCAGCCGGAGGGCACACTCACTCTAGACGCTGTTGCCTCTGTCTCTGCGCCCTCGCCCGTCCCAGAGGCCACCATGGTGCAGGGAGAGGTGGTGCTACAGGCCGAATCTGGACTGGAGACCCCGGCCCAGTCTGCCTCCCTAGAGCCCACGCCCTGCCCTTCCCCTGTGCCCACGCCCCTGTCTGTGACCGTGCCTGAGCCCACCCCGacccccagtcccagccccagccctgCATCCGTCAGTGCCACCGACGAGCCTGAAGTCACTGCCCGCCTGCTCCCCGAAGAGCCTGCACCTGCCATCgcctcaacctcctctccctcctcctcgtcctcctcctcctcctcgtcctcctccccttcctcctctccctcctcgacCTCCGAGAGGCAGGGGGCGTTCACCGCCGGCTTGgactcttcttcctcttcctcctcctccacggccgccgccaccgccgatccactggACGATGGGGCCTCTGTGGTCACCTCGGTCACGGGGGGAACGGCCACCAGCAGCCAGGAGAGCAGCCCTGCAGCCAGCCCCACCCCCATCATCGCCACCTCCGCCCAGGCCACCAAGGAGCAGAAGAGGAGGCCAGACGAGACCCAGGCCTTCTCCAGCTTCCCCGAGAAGAGGCCGCGAATAGAAGATCGTCAGTCCTTTCGTACCACAATCGACGGGGTCCACACGGAAAAGCCGCAGCCGACAGCAGAGGAGCCCAAGGTCCCACCTATCCGG aTTCAACTCTCCAGAATCAAACCGCCCTGGGTCAAAGGGCCGCCAACCTACCAGATCTGTCCCCGCATTGTGCCCCCCGGCGAGGGCTTGCGGCGCACGGGGACGGGGGCGCGCACCCTGGCGGACATCAAAGCTCGCGCCCAGCAGGCCCGGGCCCAGCGCGAGGCCGCTGCTGCTGTTGCAGCCACTGGGGACGGGCCAGGGCCCGGCGGGGGCAGGGCTGGTTCTGGGCTACCGGATCGCAGCAGTGGAAGACGAACTCGAGAGCACCCAGGACCCGTCgagccaggaggaggaggaggaggagcaggaggtgtggaggagcagggatcgCCTGCGGGCTCTCATCCGCCTGGAACACAACTACAGCTGTCCAATGTAGAGCCCTCctctacccccaccccccacacagcTGCCTCATCCCCCTCCCTGTCTACCTCCTCCAACCCCTCCCTGTCCTCTTCAGAGCCCCCGCAGACCCCCACTCCACCCCTACCCACCCAGGAGGAGCGGCTGGGGGAGCTGAGTGGGGAGGAAGGGGCTACACTAACACCACCACCAGTCAAAGGCACCACCAACGGACTCTCAGACAAGGCAGAGCTGCTGGAGTCTGTGTCCAGCCACCTCCAAGGGCAAAGCGAGGGGGCCGACTgtgacaggacaacgacccaaagcggTCCCTTGGCACCCACCTCCATCCCAGATTCTCTGCCCAGGTTCGGGGCCCAGGGAGTGGATGTGATCAGGTCCCTGGCTGGCACCGAGCAGGccagggggggaggagggggtgtcATCCAGCATGGTTCCCACCACGTGGGTCCACAGGAGAACCCCCCCACCCCAGCTAGAGAGGGCCGCATCCAGGGCGAAAGGCAGCAGTCGGAGCCcccgggaagggagagagagacagcctccCTCCCTCGTCTCCCACCCTCAGTCAGAGAGGACGACGCAGGGCATCACAGCGACTCCACGGAGACGGCCTCCGACTGTGAGAACGAGAGCCAGGAGGAGGAGCCCCACCTGAGCACATGGCGCCACCACCTGCCCGCTCAGTGCAACGGCAACATCCAGCACCTCCAAAGGCTGTCTCAGAAGGCCCATGGCCAGCCTGTGATCTGCAGTCCCCTTTCACAGCAGAACCAGCAGCCGGTCATCCAGGCCCATGTGTCCAACCAGCACGGCCACAGCCAGACGGTCATCCAGCCCTGCTTCCCCAACGGCCTGCCCAGCCAGAGTCTCATGCAGCCGGGACAAAAGCAGAATCCTGGACGCACTCCCCACCCAGACCAACAAGCTATCGCTGCGCCACACCCCAAAGCCCAGAGGGGGCACAAAACAGACCCCATGGAAGACTACAAAGCATCTAGCCGGTGCTTGGCTGATGAGGACTGTAGGCTGGGGCTGAATCCCTCTCCCACCGCTAGCTGCAAGAGGCTCCCTAGTTCAGCCCGGTCTGTGTCTACAGTGGAGGCCAACAACCCTCTGGTCACCCAGCTGCTCCAAGGCAGCCTCCCGCTGGAGAAAGTCCTGCCGCAGACGCACTCGGCTAGCAAGCTGGAGATCAACCGCCTGCCAGAGGGGCTTCAGTCAGGCCCCCAGTCCCAGCTCAGCCGGCAGCAGCAGACCAGGATCCCAGGCACTCGCTTCAGGGGTCCACCAGAGTCTGGTACGATGGAGTCGCTGGTCCCCGAGTTGTCCTCTCAGAACCAGCAGAAGTCCCCTGCTGGCCGAGGAGGCTCTCCTGGAGCAGGCCGGAGCTTTGCGTCCTCTCCCCCAGGCACAGTACCCTCCCGCATGGCCTGCCTGCTGGAGGAGGCCTCCTCTCGGGCCACGGCCATGCAGCAGTATCTCTCCCAGCAGCCAGCTGGCGCCGTGCCCCCCGGGGCCGTGCCCGTCATTACATCCCTCTCTTCTTCGTCCTCTTCCTCCAGACGCAACTCGCAGGAGTCGGCCGTCATCAGAGAGTCTCCGGAGAGGCACCACAACTTCACTCAGCCGCGGACCACCCCGGATGCCCCATCGCCCCCGCACAGCAACCTCGGCCTCTCTGATGTTGTCCCCACCGTCAAGATCAACTGGCACCCTTCCAAACCCCACCCTCCACACCAACAGCAGCTCTCGCCTGTGAAGAGCGAGGTCACCTCCCGGCCCTCTTGCCAAACTCTTGCCAAAACCTCCCCCTCTGGCCCCATGGCAGGCGGTGGGCCAGGTGTGGTGGTCACCAAAAAGGAGGCAGTGAACTCTATGGACGGTTACCTGACTGGAGGAGGGGCTATGGAAGGACTGCTGAACATGGAGATGTCCTTAGCCCGCATGGCTAAGAAGGAGGCGCAGAGCAAAGCTCATTACtcatcttccccctccctccctttccagcTCTACGGAAAGCTGCCTAAGCAGGGCGGCGTGGCGGTGCCCGGTTTTAGCTACACGGCCAACGTGTCTGTGGTGGACGGCAGCGGCTTCTCGAGGAGCATCGCTGACGGCGTCCTGCAGCTGCGTCAGCGCCACAGCGCTAGCCAGAGCGCCACACTCAGCATCCAGGCGTTCGCCGACAGCGCCGCTGAGGAAGTGGCGCTCAAGTGCTCGTGCCGCCTCAAGGCCATGATCATGTGCCAGGGCTGCGGGGCTTTCTGCCACGACGACTGCATCGGCCCCTCCAAACTGTGTGTCTCCTGTCTGGTGGTCAGATAG
- the LOC111966322 gene encoding polycomb group protein ASXL1 isoform X2, whose amino-acid sequence MAQEQRDNISILCLAVSLHTIGIVLLQSSSPTLSPSPHPVSLSLSTSGTAPLACLVTMLHSQVRGDRVKNSIFFKLPGRMSLFTLKKNALQWTKSSTEAETAEASTLATANAATAGPTEGAEQESCDSMEIVAASGENDASIDESSSSASCSTEPQTRLSRSGVSGQVRSEAQAQTRLSRSRQSSRQRKKAVMMPRVVLTPLKVNGEHVPSGAAGRRREGSRGGPGPTLRARPELASWKRPQHFKSTRGHHSGPMKRSRGGVEVDFETPGSILVNTNIRALINMRTFSAFPAQYQQQLLQLLPEVDRQVGPDGLARLSNSALNNEFFTHASQSWKERLAEGEFTHEMQVRFRQEMEKEKKVEAWKEKFFEEYHGQKSGLTREESLKLTMSEEADAAASVLESEVASVAAGTPKRRGVGRRRRDGRMRRRTRADLRRRARRTLCKTNSPAMQTPEQPEGTLTLDAVASVSAPSPVPEATMVQGEVVLQAESGLETPAQSASLEPTPCPSPVPTPLSVTVPEPTPTPSPSPSPASVSATDEPEVTARLLPEEPAPAIASTSSPSSSSSSSSSSSSPSSSPSSTSERQGAFTAGLDSSSSSSSSTAAATADPLDDGASVVTSVTGGTATSSQESSPAASPTPIIATSAQATKEQKRRPDETQAFSSFPEKRPRIEDRQSFRTTIDGVHTEKPQPTAEEPKVPPIRIQLSRIKPPWVKGPPTYQICPRIVPPGEGLRRTGTGARTLADIKARAQQARAQREAAAAVAATGDGPGPGGGRAGSGLPDRSSGRRTREHPGPVEPGGGGGGAGGVEEQGSPAGSHPPGTQLQLSNVEPSSTPTPHTAASSPSLSTSSNPSLSSSEPPQTPTPPLPTQEERLGELSGEEGATLTPPPVKGTTNGLSDKAELLESVSSHLQGQSEGADCDRTTTQSGPLAPTSIPDSLPRFGAQGVDVIRSLAGTEQARGGGGGVIQHGSHHVGPQENPPTPAREGRIQGERQQSEPPGRERETASLPRLPPSVREDDAGHHSDSTETASDCENESQEEEPHLSTWRHHLPAQCNGNIQHLQRLSQKAHGQPVICSPLSQQNQQPVIQAHVSNQHGHSQTVIQPCFPNGLPSQSLMQPGQKQNPGRTPHPDQQAIAAPHPKAQRGHKTDPMEDYKASSRCLADEDCRLGLNPSPTASCKRLPSSARSVSTVEANNPLVTQLLQGSLPLEKVLPQTHSASKLEINRLPEGLQSGPQSQLSRQQQTRIPGTRFRGPPESGTMESLVPELSSQNQQKSPAGRGGSPGAGRSFASSPPGTVPSRMACLLEEASSRATAMQQYLSQQPAGAVPPGAVPVITSLSSSSSSSRRNSQESAVIRESPERHHNFTQPRTTPDAPSPPHSNLGLSDVVPTVKINWHPSKPHPPHQQQLSPVKSEVTSRPSCQTLAKTSPSGPMAGGGPGVVVTKKEAVNSMDGYLTGGGAMEGLLNMEMSLARMAKKEAQSKAHYSSSPSLPFQLYGKLPKQGGVAVPGFSYTANVSVVDGSGFSRSIADGVLQLRQRHSASQSATLSIQAFADSAAEEVALKCSCRLKAMIMCQGCGAFCHDDCIGPSKLCVSCLVVR is encoded by the exons ATGGCACAAGAACAAAGGGACAATATTTCCATTTTATGTTTAGCTGTCTCTTTGCATACCATAGGTATTGTTCTGCTTCAGTCAtcttctcccactctttctccatCACCccaccctgtttctctctctctgtccaccagtGGCACAGCCCCTCTGGCCTGTCTGGTGACCATGCTGCACTCCCAGGTGAGGGGGGACAGAGTAAAAAACAGCATCTTCTTTAAGCTTCCTGGCAGGATGAGTCTGTTTACCTTGAAG AAGAACGCTCTGCAGTGGACCAAGAGTTCCACGGAGGCGGAGACAGCCGAAGCCAGCACACTGGCTACTGCTAACGCAGCAACAGCAGGGCCAACGGAAGGTGCGGAGCAAGAGAGCTGTGACTCCATGGAAATAGTTGCAGCCAGTGGAGAGAACGATG CATCCATAGATGAGAGCTCGTCCAGTGCCTCCTgctccacagagccccagaccAGGCTGAGTAGATCTGGAGTCTCTGGACAGGTGCGCTCTGAGGCCCAGGCACAGACCCGACTAAGTCGATCCAGACAG tCGAGCAGACAGAGGAAGAAGGCTGTGATGATGCCGCGGGTGGTCCTCACTCCACTCAAGGTCAATGGTGAACACGTCCCATCAG GAGCAGCGGGGAGGCGCAGGGAAGGCTCTAGGGGGGGTCCAGGCCCCACGCTCCGTGCCCGCCCTGAACTGGCTAGCTGGAAACGCCCCCAGCACTTCAAGAGCACTCGTGGCCACCACTCAG GGCCCATGAAGAGGAGCCGAGGTGGGGTGGAGGTGGACTTTGAGACGCCTGGCTCCATCCTGGTCAACACAAACATCAGGGCCCTCATCAACATGCGCACCTTCTCTGccttcccagcccagtaccaacagcaactcctgcagctcctccCTGAAGTTGACCGCCAG GTGGGACCTGACGGTCTGGCTCGCCTCAGTAACTCGGCTCTCAACAATGAATTCTTCACTCACGCCTCCCagagctggaaggaaaggctCGCTGAGG GGGAGTTCACTCACGAGATGCAGGTGCGATTTCGccaggagatggagaaagagaagaaagtggAGGCATGGAAGGAGAAGTTCTTTGAGGAGTACCACGGTCAAAA GTCTGGCCTGACCCGGGAAGAGTCTCTGAAGTTGACGATGAGTGAAGAGGCCGATGCTGCCGCCAGCGTCCTGGAGAGTGAGGTGGCATCTGTGGCTGCAGGAACACCCAAGCGCCGTGGTGTGGGCAGGCGGCGGCGGGACGGCAGGATGAGACGGCGAACGCGTGCAGACTTGAGACGCAGGGCGCGACGCACCCTCTGCAAGACCAACTCCCCCGCCATGCAGACCCCCGAGCAGCCGGAGGGCACACTCACTCTAGACGCTGTTGCCTCTGTCTCTGCGCCCTCGCCCGTCCCAGAGGCCACCATGGTGCAGGGAGAGGTGGTGCTACAGGCCGAATCTGGACTGGAGACCCCGGCCCAGTCTGCCTCCCTAGAGCCCACGCCCTGCCCTTCCCCTGTGCCCACGCCCCTGTCTGTGACCGTGCCTGAGCCCACCCCGacccccagtcccagccccagccctgCATCCGTCAGTGCCACCGACGAGCCTGAAGTCACTGCCCGCCTGCTCCCCGAAGAGCCTGCACCTGCCATCgcctcaacctcctctccctcctcctcgtcctcctcctcctcctcgtcctcctccccttcctcctctccctcctcgacCTCCGAGAGGCAGGGGGCGTTCACCGCCGGCTTGgactcttcttcctcttcctcctcctccacggccgccgccaccgccgatccactggACGATGGGGCCTCTGTGGTCACCTCGGTCACGGGGGGAACGGCCACCAGCAGCCAGGAGAGCAGCCCTGCAGCCAGCCCCACCCCCATCATCGCCACCTCCGCCCAGGCCACCAAGGAGCAGAAGAGGAGGCCAGACGAGACCCAGGCCTTCTCCAGCTTCCCCGAGAAGAGGCCGCGAATAGAAGATCGTCAGTCCTTTCGTACCACAATCGACGGGGTCCACACGGAAAAGCCGCAGCCGACAGCAGAGGAGCCCAAGGTCCCACCTATCCGG aTTCAACTCTCCAGAATCAAACCGCCCTGGGTCAAAGGGCCGCCAACCTACCAGATCTGTCCCCGCATTGTGCCCCCCGGCGAGGGCTTGCGGCGCACGGGGACGGGGGCGCGCACCCTGGCGGACATCAAAGCTCGCGCCCAGCAGGCCCGGGCCCAGCGCGAGGCCGCTGCTGCTGTTGCAGCCACTGGGGACGGGCCAGGGCCCGGCGGGGGCAGGGCTGGTTCTGGGCTACCGGATCGCAGCAGTGGAAGACGAACTCGAGAGCACCCAGGACCCGTCgagccaggaggaggaggaggaggagcaggaggtgtggaggagcagggatcgCCTGCGGGCTCTCATCCGCCTGGAACACAACTACAGCTGTCCAATGTAGAGCCCTCctctacccccaccccccacacagcTGCCTCATCCCCCTCCCTGTCTACCTCCTCCAACCCCTCCCTGTCCTCTTCAGAGCCCCCGCAGACCCCCACTCCACCCCTACCCACCCAGGAGGAGCGGCTGGGGGAGCTGAGTGGGGAGGAAGGGGCTACACTAACACCACCACCAGTCAAAGGCACCACCAACGGACTCTCAGACAAGGCAGAGCTGCTGGAGTCTGTGTCCAGCCACCTCCAAGGGCAAAGCGAGGGGGCCGACTgtgacaggacaacgacccaaagcggTCCCTTGGCACCCACCTCCATCCCAGATTCTCTGCCCAGGTTCGGGGCCCAGGGAGTGGATGTGATCAGGTCCCTGGCTGGCACCGAGCAGGccagggggggaggagggggtgtcATCCAGCATGGTTCCCACCACGTGGGTCCACAGGAGAACCCCCCCACCCCAGCTAGAGAGGGCCGCATCCAGGGCGAAAGGCAGCAGTCGGAGCCcccgggaagggagagagagacagcctccCTCCCTCGTCTCCCACCCTCAGTCAGAGAGGACGACGCAGGGCATCACAGCGACTCCACGGAGACGGCCTCCGACTGTGAGAACGAGAGCCAGGAGGAGGAGCCCCACCTGAGCACATGGCGCCACCACCTGCCCGCTCAGTGCAACGGCAACATCCAGCACCTCCAAAGGCTGTCTCAGAAGGCCCATGGCCAGCCTGTGATCTGCAGTCCCCTTTCACAGCAGAACCAGCAGCCGGTCATCCAGGCCCATGTGTCCAACCAGCACGGCCACAGCCAGACGGTCATCCAGCCCTGCTTCCCCAACGGCCTGCCCAGCCAGAGTCTCATGCAGCCGGGACAAAAGCAGAATCCTGGACGCACTCCCCACCCAGACCAACAAGCTATCGCTGCGCCACACCCCAAAGCCCAGAGGGGGCACAAAACAGACCCCATGGAAGACTACAAAGCATCTAGCCGGTGCTTGGCTGATGAGGACTGTAGGCTGGGGCTGAATCCCTCTCCCACCGCTAGCTGCAAGAGGCTCCCTAGTTCAGCCCGGTCTGTGTCTACAGTGGAGGCCAACAACCCTCTGGTCACCCAGCTGCTCCAAGGCAGCCTCCCGCTGGAGAAAGTCCTGCCGCAGACGCACTCGGCTAGCAAGCTGGAGATCAACCGCCTGCCAGAGGGGCTTCAGTCAGGCCCCCAGTCCCAGCTCAGCCGGCAGCAGCAGACCAGGATCCCAGGCACTCGCTTCAGGGGTCCACCAGAGTCTGGTACGATGGAGTCGCTGGTCCCCGAGTTGTCCTCTCAGAACCAGCAGAAGTCCCCTGCTGGCCGAGGAGGCTCTCCTGGAGCAGGCCGGAGCTTTGCGTCCTCTCCCCCAGGCACAGTACCCTCCCGCATGGCCTGCCTGCTGGAGGAGGCCTCCTCTCGGGCCACGGCCATGCAGCAGTATCTCTCCCAGCAGCCAGCTGGCGCCGTGCCCCCCGGGGCCGTGCCCGTCATTACATCCCTCTCTTCTTCGTCCTCTTCCTCCAGACGCAACTCGCAGGAGTCGGCCGTCATCAGAGAGTCTCCGGAGAGGCACCACAACTTCACTCAGCCGCGGACCACCCCGGATGCCCCATCGCCCCCGCACAGCAACCTCGGCCTCTCTGATGTTGTCCCCACCGTCAAGATCAACTGGCACCCTTCCAAACCCCACCCTCCACACCAACAGCAGCTCTCGCCTGTGAAGAGCGAGGTCACCTCCCGGCCCTCTTGCCAAACTCTTGCCAAAACCTCCCCCTCTGGCCCCATGGCAGGCGGTGGGCCAGGTGTGGTGGTCACCAAAAAGGAGGCAGTGAACTCTATGGACGGTTACCTGACTGGAGGAGGGGCTATGGAAGGACTGCTGAACATGGAGATGTCCTTAGCCCGCATGGCTAAGAAGGAGGCGCAGAGCAAAGCTCATTACtcatcttccccctccctccctttccagcTCTACGGAAAGCTGCCTAAGCAGGGCGGCGTGGCGGTGCCCGGTTTTAGCTACACGGCCAACGTGTCTGTGGTGGACGGCAGCGGCTTCTCGAGGAGCATCGCTGACGGCGTCCTGCAGCTGCGTCAGCGCCACAGCGCTAGCCAGAGCGCCACACTCAGCATCCAGGCGTTCGCCGACAGCGCCGCTGAGGAAGTGGCGCTCAAGTGCTCGTGCCGCCTCAAGGCCATGATCATGTGCCAGGGCTGCGGGGCTTTCTGCCACGACGACTGCATCGGCCCCTCCAAACTGTGTGTCTCCTGTCTGGTGGTCAGATAG